In Columba livia isolate bColLiv1 breed racing homer chromosome 6, bColLiv1.pat.W.v2, whole genome shotgun sequence, a single genomic region encodes these proteins:
- the LOC102091810 gene encoding broad substrate specificity ATP-binding cassette transporter ABCG2-like isoform X2, translating to MKPGLNAILGPTGSGKSSLLDVLAARKDPAGLSGEVLIDGIPQPPNFKCISGYVVQDDVVMGTMTVRENLHFSAALRLPSSISVKEKEERVTQIISELGLSKVADAKVGTELIRGVSGGERKRTNIGMELITEPPVLFLDEPTTGLDASTANAVLILLKKLSRRGRTIIFSIHQPRYSIFKLFDSLTLLALGKVLYHGPAKQALEYFSSVGYECEPFNNPADFFLDIINGDSTAVAASKEDHRPVEAGKEASSENGVAEDNVDSSVVDVLHQKYLNSSLYQSTKEALGKVELGRGSKQRVSKKGHEITYANGFLTQLYWVSKRSLKNLIRNPQASIAQIAVTVILALVVGAIFFGVKLDRSGIQNRVGSLFFVTTNQCFSSVSAIELFIRDKKLFVHQYTSGYYRVSAYFLALMIGDLLPMRTAPAIIFSCISYWMIGYQAVAGRFFFFMLTLVLVSYTATAMSLAISAGMDVVAVANLLITICFVLMLIFSGLLVNLPTIMDWLNWLKYFSIPRYGLTALQVNEFRDLYFCGEKNPNVTASVGDAGSCPPNISGEMCSGEAYLCSQGIEPTNWAMWENIVALFCMTVIFLTIAYAKLRFMRKFT from the exons ATGAAGCCAGGCTTGAATGCTATCTTGGGACCCACAGGGAGCGGTAAATCTTC TCTCCTAGATGTGCTGGCTGCCAGAAAGGACCCAGCAGGCCTGTCTGGAGAAGTGCTTATAGATGGCATCCCACAACCTCCAAATTTCAAGTGCATCTCAGGATATGTTGTGCAG GATGATGTTGTCATGGGCACAATGACGGTGAGGGAGAACCTGCACTTCTCTGCTGCCCTGCGGCTCCCCAGCTCCATCAGTgttaaagagaaggaagagcGAGTCACTCAGATAATCAGCGAGCTGGGATTAAGCAAAGTGGCTGATGCTAAG GTAGGAACTGAATTAATCCGGGGAGTATCTGGAGGGGAACGGAAGAGAACCAACATTGGGATGGAACTCATCACAGAGCCACCAGTCCTGTTTCTGGATGAACCAACAACTGGCCTTGATGCCAGCACAGCCAATGCAGTTCTTATCCTTTTGAAGAA GCTTTCAAGAAGAGGGCGAACCATCATATTTTCCATCCATCAGCCGCGCTATTCCATATTCAAGCTGTTTGACAGTCTGACATTACTAGCTTTGGGAAAGGTGCTGTACCATGGTCCTGCAAAGCAGGCCCTGGAGTACTTTAGTTCTGTTG gatatgAATGTGAACCCTTCAACAATCCAGCTGACTTTTTCCTTGATATCATAAATGGTGACTCAACTGCTGTGGCAGCAAGCAAGGAGGATCACAGACCTGTGGAAGCAGGAAAAG AGGCGAGCAGTGAAAATGGAGTGGCAGAAGATAACGTGGACAGCAGTGTGGTAGATGTGCTGCACCAGAAATATCTCAACTCCAGCCTGTACCAGAGCACAAAGGAAGCACTGGGGAAAGTGGAGCTTGGACGGGGAAGCAAGCAGAGAGTATCCAAGAAGGGGCATGAGATTACCTATGCAAATGGATTCCTCACCCAGCTGTACTGGGTGTCCAAGCGTTCCCTGAAAAACCTCATCAGGAACCCACAGGCCTCCATTGCACAA ATTGCAGTAACCGTAATTCTAGCCTTGGTTGTGGGTGCTATCTTTTTTGGTGTAAAATTGGATCGAAGTGGCATTCAGAATCG AGTTGGATCCTTGTTTTTTGTCACGACAAACCAGTGTTTTTCCAGCGTCTCTGCAATTGAGCTGTTCATCAGAGACAAGAAACTATTTGT CCATCAGTACACCAGTGGATATTACCGTGTGTCTGCCTACTTCCTGGCCTTGATGATAGGAGATCTGCTGCCCATGAGAACTGCTCCAGCCATCATATTCTCATGCATCAGTTACTGGATGATTG GGTACCAAGCTGTTGCAGGCCGGTTCTTCTTCTTCATGCTGACCCTGGTACTGGTGTCCTACACTGCCACAGCCATGTCTCTGGCTATCAGTGCTGGGATGGATGTGGTGGCTGTGGCCAATCTGCTCATCACTATTTGTTTTGTCCTGATGCTT ATCTTTTCAGGCCTCTTGGTAAACCTCCCTACTATAATGGACTGGCTGAACTGGCTCAAGTACTTCAGCATCCCCCGATATGGCCTCACT GCTCTTCAAGTGAATGAGTTCAGAGATCTCTACTTCTGTGGTGAGAAGAATCCAAATGTTACAGCGTCTGTGGGAGATGCAGGCAGTTGTCCACCCAATATTTCAGGAGAAAT GTGTTCTGGTGAAGCATACCTGTGCAGCCAAGGAATTGAACCCACCAACTGGGCAATGTGGGAAAACATAGTGGCCCTCTTCTGCATGACTGTTATCTTCCTTACCATTGCCTATGCAAAACTCCGGTTTATGAGAAAATTCACATAG
- the BLOC1S2 gene encoding biogenesis of lysosome-related organelles complex 1 subunit 2 isoform X1 → MATAAEGLPEAGAQPAKQDPAIETAEEAKEPAEADINELCKDMFSKMATYLTGELTATSEDYKLLENMNKLTSLKYLEMKDIAINISRNLKDLNQKYAALQPYLEQINLIEEQVAALEQAAYKLDAYSKKLEAKYKKLEKR, encoded by the exons ATGGCGACCGCGGCGGAGGGGCTGCCTGAGGCCGGCGCGCAGCCCGCCAAGC AGGATCCTGCTATTGAAACAGCGGAGGAAGCTAAGGAACCAGCGGAGGCAGACATCAACGAGCTCTGTAAAGACATGTTCAGCAAAATGGCCACTTATTTAACAGGTGAACTAACAG CCACCAGTGAAGACTACAAACTCttggaaaacatgaataagCTGACTAGCTTGAAGTACCTAGAAATGAAAGATATCGCTATAAACATCAGTAGAAATCTGAAGGATTTAAATCAAAAAT atgctgCTCTTCAGCCATATCTGGAACAAATCAACCTAATTGAGGAACAGGTTGCAGCTCTGGAGCAGGCAGCTTATAAATTGGATGCATATTCCAAAAAACTTG aagCCAAGTACAAAAAACTGGAGAAACGATGA
- the LOC102091810 gene encoding broad substrate specificity ATP-binding cassette transporter ABCG2-like isoform X1: MGTAQNNSDLKNLYAVELDLCNKDMMADTFDHSIIAVGEEEEEGNFQRSLPTRESLRSPRGSVVSFHNIQYSVKQSSGFLCKRKTVEKKILHNVYGIMKPGLNAILGPTGSGKSSLLDVLAARKDPAGLSGEVLIDGIPQPPNFKCISGYVVQDDVVMGTMTVRENLHFSAALRLPSSISVKEKEERVTQIISELGLSKVADAKVGTELIRGVSGGERKRTNIGMELITEPPVLFLDEPTTGLDASTANAVLILLKKLSRRGRTIIFSIHQPRYSIFKLFDSLTLLALGKVLYHGPAKQALEYFSSVGYECEPFNNPADFFLDIINGDSTAVAASKEDHRPVEAGKEASSENGVAEDNVDSSVVDVLHQKYLNSSLYQSTKEALGKVELGRGSKQRVSKKGHEITYANGFLTQLYWVSKRSLKNLIRNPQASIAQIAVTVILALVVGAIFFGVKLDRSGIQNRVGSLFFVTTNQCFSSVSAIELFIRDKKLFVHQYTSGYYRVSAYFLALMIGDLLPMRTAPAIIFSCISYWMIGYQAVAGRFFFFMLTLVLVSYTATAMSLAISAGMDVVAVANLLITICFVLMLIFSGLLVNLPTIMDWLNWLKYFSIPRYGLTALQVNEFRDLYFCGEKNPNVTASVGDAGSCPPNISGEMCSGEAYLCSQGIEPTNWAMWENIVALFCMTVIFLTIAYAKLRFMRKFT, from the exons ATGGGAACTGCTCAAAACAACAGTGACCTCAAAAATCTCTATGCAGTAGAACTTGACCTGTGTAACAAGGACATGATGGCAGACACATTTGACCACAGCATTATTGCtgttggagaagaggaagaagagggcaATTTCCAACGTTCTCTTCCAACAAGAGAGTCCCTCCGATCCCCTCGGGGCTCCGTTGTGAGTTTCCATAACATCCAGTACTCTGTTAAGCAGTCCAGTGGATTCCTATGTAAACGGAAAACTGTGGAAAAGAAGATCCTTCATAATGTTTA tGGCATTATGAAGCCAGGCTTGAATGCTATCTTGGGACCCACAGGGAGCGGTAAATCTTC TCTCCTAGATGTGCTGGCTGCCAGAAAGGACCCAGCAGGCCTGTCTGGAGAAGTGCTTATAGATGGCATCCCACAACCTCCAAATTTCAAGTGCATCTCAGGATATGTTGTGCAG GATGATGTTGTCATGGGCACAATGACGGTGAGGGAGAACCTGCACTTCTCTGCTGCCCTGCGGCTCCCCAGCTCCATCAGTgttaaagagaaggaagagcGAGTCACTCAGATAATCAGCGAGCTGGGATTAAGCAAAGTGGCTGATGCTAAG GTAGGAACTGAATTAATCCGGGGAGTATCTGGAGGGGAACGGAAGAGAACCAACATTGGGATGGAACTCATCACAGAGCCACCAGTCCTGTTTCTGGATGAACCAACAACTGGCCTTGATGCCAGCACAGCCAATGCAGTTCTTATCCTTTTGAAGAA GCTTTCAAGAAGAGGGCGAACCATCATATTTTCCATCCATCAGCCGCGCTATTCCATATTCAAGCTGTTTGACAGTCTGACATTACTAGCTTTGGGAAAGGTGCTGTACCATGGTCCTGCAAAGCAGGCCCTGGAGTACTTTAGTTCTGTTG gatatgAATGTGAACCCTTCAACAATCCAGCTGACTTTTTCCTTGATATCATAAATGGTGACTCAACTGCTGTGGCAGCAAGCAAGGAGGATCACAGACCTGTGGAAGCAGGAAAAG AGGCGAGCAGTGAAAATGGAGTGGCAGAAGATAACGTGGACAGCAGTGTGGTAGATGTGCTGCACCAGAAATATCTCAACTCCAGCCTGTACCAGAGCACAAAGGAAGCACTGGGGAAAGTGGAGCTTGGACGGGGAAGCAAGCAGAGAGTATCCAAGAAGGGGCATGAGATTACCTATGCAAATGGATTCCTCACCCAGCTGTACTGGGTGTCCAAGCGTTCCCTGAAAAACCTCATCAGGAACCCACAGGCCTCCATTGCACAA ATTGCAGTAACCGTAATTCTAGCCTTGGTTGTGGGTGCTATCTTTTTTGGTGTAAAATTGGATCGAAGTGGCATTCAGAATCG AGTTGGATCCTTGTTTTTTGTCACGACAAACCAGTGTTTTTCCAGCGTCTCTGCAATTGAGCTGTTCATCAGAGACAAGAAACTATTTGT CCATCAGTACACCAGTGGATATTACCGTGTGTCTGCCTACTTCCTGGCCTTGATGATAGGAGATCTGCTGCCCATGAGAACTGCTCCAGCCATCATATTCTCATGCATCAGTTACTGGATGATTG GGTACCAAGCTGTTGCAGGCCGGTTCTTCTTCTTCATGCTGACCCTGGTACTGGTGTCCTACACTGCCACAGCCATGTCTCTGGCTATCAGTGCTGGGATGGATGTGGTGGCTGTGGCCAATCTGCTCATCACTATTTGTTTTGTCCTGATGCTT ATCTTTTCAGGCCTCTTGGTAAACCTCCCTACTATAATGGACTGGCTGAACTGGCTCAAGTACTTCAGCATCCCCCGATATGGCCTCACT GCTCTTCAAGTGAATGAGTTCAGAGATCTCTACTTCTGTGGTGAGAAGAATCCAAATGTTACAGCGTCTGTGGGAGATGCAGGCAGTTGTCCACCCAATATTTCAGGAGAAAT GTGTTCTGGTGAAGCATACCTGTGCAGCCAAGGAATTGAACCCACCAACTGGGCAATGTGGGAAAACATAGTGGCCCTCTTCTGCATGACTGTTATCTTCCTTACCATTGCCTATGCAAAACTCCGGTTTATGAGAAAATTCACATAG
- the LOC102098541 gene encoding cytochrome P450 2H1 isoform X2: MGRKSIEERIQEEAHFLVERIRNTRAQPFNPANFLVHAVSNIICSVIFGDRFDYEDEKFITLIDLLDENNELLSTVQAQLYNFFPTVMDYLPGPHQKLIKNSEKFYEFTLGIIAEHQQTLDPTCPRDFIDAFLNKMHQEKGNSHSEFTTETLSRTTLDLFLAGTGTTSATLRHGLLILQKYPEIVEKMQKEIDCVIGRDRSPCMADRSRMPYTDAVAHEIQRFIDLIPFNVPRSVIKDIKFRDYFIPKDTIIIPMLNSILHDSKEFPNPEKFDPGHFLNANGTFRKSDYFMPFSAGKRVCAGEGLARMEIFIFLTAILQNFTLKPTVDHKNIDISPIASALGNMPQPYEVSFLPR; this comes from the exons atggggaggaagagcATCGAGGAGCGAATCCAGGAGGAAGCTCATTTTCTGGTGGAGCGGATCAGGAACACACGTG CACAGCCCTTCAACCCTGCCAACTTCCTAGTCCACGCTGTTTCCAACATCATCTGCTCCGTCATCTTTGGGGATCGGTTTGACTATGAGGATGAAAAATTTATAACTTTAATTGACTTGCTGGATGAAAACAATGAGCTCCTGTCCACTGTACAAGCACAG CTATACAATTTCTTCCCAACTGTCATGGACTATTTACCTGGGCCTCATCaaaaactgattaaaaacaGTGAGAAATTTTACGAATTTACTTTAGGAATCATAGCAGAACACCAGCAAACCCTGGATCCCACTTGTCCTCGTGATTTTATTGATGCTTTTCTTAACAAAATGCATCAG GAGAAAGGGAACAGTCACTCAGAATTCACCACTGAGACCTTGAGCAGAACCACACTTGACTTGTTCCTTGCAGGAACAGGGACCACCAGCGCCACACTGAGACATGGACTTCTGATCCTCCAGAAATACCCAGAGATAGTAG agaaaatgcaaaaggaGATTGACTGTGTGATTGGCCGAGACCGAAGCCCCTGCATGGCAGATCGGAGCCGGATGCCCTACACAGATGCTGTGGCCCATGAAATCCAGAGATTTATTGATTTGATTCCATTTAATGTCCCACGTAGCGTGATCAAAGACATCAAGTTCAGAGATTATTTTATCCCCAAG GACACTATTATAATCCCAATGCTGAATTCTATCTTACATGATAGCAAGGAATTTCCAAATCCAGAAAAATTTGACCCAGGACATTTCCTGAATGCAAATGGTACCTTTAGAAAGAGTGACTACTTCATGCCATTTTCTGCAG GAAAACGCGTCTGTGCAGGAGAAGGTCTGGCCCGGATGGagatattcatatttttaacaGCCATCCTGCAGAACTTTACCTTGAAGCCCACTGTGGATCACAAGAACATTGATATTTCCCCTATAGCCAGTGCTCTGGGAAATATGCCCCAACCTTATGAGGTCTCTTTTCTTCCACGTTAG
- the BLOC1S2 gene encoding biogenesis of lysosome-related organelles complex 1 subunit 2 isoform X2 — protein sequence MFSKMATYLTGELTATSEDYKLLENMNKLTSLKYLEMKDIAINISRNLKDLNQKYAALQPYLEQINLIEEQVAALEQAAYKLDAYSKKLEAKYKKLEKR from the exons ATGTTCAGCAAAATGGCCACTTATTTAACAGGTGAACTAACAG CCACCAGTGAAGACTACAAACTCttggaaaacatgaataagCTGACTAGCTTGAAGTACCTAGAAATGAAAGATATCGCTATAAACATCAGTAGAAATCTGAAGGATTTAAATCAAAAAT atgctgCTCTTCAGCCATATCTGGAACAAATCAACCTAATTGAGGAACAGGTTGCAGCTCTGGAGCAGGCAGCTTATAAATTGGATGCATATTCCAAAAAACTTG aagCCAAGTACAAAAAACTGGAGAAACGATGA